In a single window of the uncultured Dysgonomonas sp. genome:
- a CDS encoding TolC family protein translates to MTTIRIKYLTMLLLMIMGTGSVSAQTADSLSHYLKIAAFNNPGVKADFMVYKASLQKIPQAGAYADPELEMGFFLEPMDIIGGKQVAEFKLMQMFPWFGTKKAAQTEATHMAKMSFEKFRETRDNLYLEVYTQWYLLCSLQQKLMNNRDNKALLTQLEQLALRKFSSPSAGSGSGYSISSPPPPTSTPPAGGSGMSSMSSMGSSGGSQPTAQNAGMSSMGSSGGGMTSGMSGTASGGMSDVLRIQLEIAELDNNIESILSEIKAEKAKFNALLNRSALSEIQIPETFEQLPFLFDPETAMTKINDQNPMLNMITEEGLAYKAKAEMDKKMSYPMFGIGVQYMLNKKTSDPMFGMGDMNGKDMIMPMVSVSIPLYRNKYKAQQRESKFWWQASKEKYTNTYNVLESELYKTKHLLDDASRKISLYKKQSDLAETTYNLVVQEFVVGKSDLTNVIQVQRQLLDYQLKKAEAVASYNTMVASIQKLISFKDTEQNVNSIYYGNE, encoded by the coding sequence ATGACAACAATAAGAATCAAATATTTAACAATGCTGTTGTTGATGATAATGGGCACCGGTTCAGTTTCAGCACAAACCGCTGATTCACTCAGCCATTACCTCAAAATAGCTGCCTTTAATAACCCCGGAGTTAAAGCGGATTTTATGGTTTATAAGGCATCTCTGCAAAAAATACCACAAGCAGGAGCTTATGCAGATCCCGAACTTGAAATGGGCTTTTTCCTTGAACCGATGGATATTATCGGAGGGAAACAGGTTGCCGAGTTCAAACTGATGCAGATGTTCCCTTGGTTTGGTACAAAGAAAGCGGCACAGACCGAAGCCACCCACATGGCAAAAATGTCGTTTGAGAAATTCCGTGAAACAAGGGATAACCTTTATCTGGAAGTTTATACCCAATGGTATCTACTTTGCAGCTTACAACAAAAACTGATGAACAACAGGGATAACAAAGCCCTGCTGACTCAATTGGAACAACTGGCGTTACGTAAGTTTTCATCGCCATCAGCAGGTTCAGGTTCAGGATATTCAATTTCATCCCCGCCCCCACCAACCAGTACGCCTCCGGCAGGAGGAAGTGGTATGTCATCCATGTCCTCAATGGGAAGTAGTGGTGGCTCTCAGCCAACTGCTCAAAATGCAGGTATGTCTTCGATGGGCAGCTCCGGTGGTGGTATGACATCAGGCATGAGTGGTACAGCTTCCGGCGGTATGTCTGATGTGCTGCGTATCCAGTTGGAAATAGCTGAATTGGATAATAATATAGAGAGCATTCTTTCGGAAATAAAAGCGGAAAAAGCAAAGTTCAACGCTTTACTGAACCGCTCCGCTCTCAGCGAAATACAGATACCCGAAACCTTTGAGCAACTTCCATTCCTATTCGATCCCGAAACTGCTATGACAAAGATCAACGATCAGAACCCTATGTTGAACATGATTACCGAAGAAGGGCTTGCTTACAAAGCTAAAGCAGAAATGGATAAAAAGATGAGTTATCCGATGTTCGGTATAGGTGTGCAATATATGCTTAATAAGAAAACAAGCGATCCGATGTTCGGAATGGGCGATATGAACGGAAAGGATATGATTATGCCAATGGTTTCCGTTAGTATCCCCCTCTATCGTAACAAGTACAAGGCTCAACAGCGCGAAAGTAAATTCTGGTGGCAAGCCAGTAAAGAGAAATATACCAATACGTACAATGTACTGGAGTCGGAATTGTATAAGACAAAACACCTGCTGGATGATGCTTCCCGTAAAATTTCGCTATATAAAAAACAGTCAGACCTTGCTGAAACAACCTATAATTTGGTCGTACAGGAGTTTGTTGTTGGAAAAAGCGATCTAACCAATGTTATACAGGTTCAACGGCAACTGTTGGATTATCAACTCAAAAAAGCCGAGGCAGTCGCAAGTTACAATACAATGGTGGCATCTATTCAAAAACTGATTTCATTTAAGGATACTGAACAAAACGTAAACAGCATATATTATGGAAACGAATAA